The following DNA comes from Glaciihabitans arcticus.
CGGCTCGAGGAACACCTGCGCCGTGCCGATGACCTGCAGGATCAACATGATGAACAGAACACCGCGCAGTTGCGGCAGCGTCACGTGCCAGATCTTGTGCCAGACGGTAGCGCCATCCACTTCCGCCGCATCGTAGAGTTCGGGCGGCACGCTCAGCAGCGCCGCGAGATAGATGATGATGCTGCCCCCGGCGGCAGCCCAGGTGGCCTCGAGCACCAGCGACGGCATCGCGGTCTCGGCACTCTGCAGCCACGACTGCGGCGGGATGCCCACCCACCCCAGAATCGAATTGAACACGCCATTCGGACTCGCGTCGAAGAAGAAGCGCCAGAGCAGCACTGCCACGACCGGCGGAATCACGACCGGAAGGTAGGCGAGCGCGCTGTACAGCCCCTTGCCGCGCTTCACCTCGCTCATCAGGACGGCGAGCAGGATCGGCAGCGGAAACCCGAACACGAGCGCGAGACCGGCGAAGTACAACGTATTGACCACGGCCCGGCCGAGCAGCGGATCGGCGAGCACGTTCGCGAAGTTGTCGAGACCGACGAAGGTCGCCGGTGTCAGCAGGTTGGTCTTCTGCAGGCTCATCACGAGTGACTGCACGATCGGCGACCAGCTGAAGATGCCGAACACAAAGAGCATCGGCAGCAGGAATAGCAGGGTGCTGAGCCCGCCGCCACGCACCCAGGTGGCTGGCGTGCGCTTTCGTCGAGGGCGCTGCGGGCCGGCGGACGGCTCGCTCGCCGCCTGGATGGCGAGAGCCGGTGGCTCCTGGGTGGTGGTCATGGGGTGCTTTCGTTTGTGACTCCGCCGGCCGATCGTTCGGCCGACGGAGTCAGTGTCGGGACTACTTCGCGTCGAGAATCGCCTGGGCGTCCTTGTTCGCCTGCTCGAGCAGGGCGTCGATGTCGGCGTCCTCGTCGGTCAGCACGGCCTGCACCACGGCATCAAGCAGCGCGTAGATCTCCTGCGTCTTGCCCTTCGGCTCCCCGACCGGCAGCTGCGTTCCGATGTTGTCGATGAACGAGGTCATCTGGTCGCGGGGCACGTTGATGTACTTCTCGATCCAGCCGACGCGCTGTTCCTCGGTCTCGGGGTCGAGCACCGGCAGCACGGGGGTTCCGACCGCCTGGTCGCTGTCGGCGAGTGTCTTGGCGTCGAACTTCGCCGCCTTCTCGTCGAGCAGGCGCTGCATGTAGTAGTAGTCGATCCACTTGGCGCCCGCCTCCTTCTCCTCCTCGGTCGCGGTCGGGCTCACGACGGCGATGTCGCCTCCGCCGAGCGTGCCCGGGTCGTCCCCTTCGTTCGGGATGACGGCCAACCCGTAGATGTCGGGCTCGGTCGAGAAGTCGCGCACGAGTGCCGTGTAGACATCGGATCCACCGGTGTACATGCCCACGTTGCCGGCCGCGAATTCCTGGTTGATGGTGCCCCAGTCGAGCAGGAAGTTGCTGCCCATCGAGTTGTCCTCCCAGCGGAGTTCGTGCAGAAACTGCAGCGCGGCCTTTGTTCCCTCGTTGTCGATGGTCTCGGTGTAGGTGCCGTCGCCGTTGTCCACCTGGGTGCGTCCGCCGCGGGCGACAGTCTGCGCGGTGAGCTGCCAGCCGCCCGTGTTGTTGAACGTCATGGTCGCGAAGCCCGCCTTGCCGGTCTTCTCCGAGATGGTCTTGGCGGCCGCACGCACCTCATCCCACGTCGTCGGAGGCTTGTCGGGGTCGAGCCCGGCAGCCGTGAACAGTTCGCGGTTGTAGTGCAGCCCCATCGCGTAGGCCTGGCGCGGGAATCCGTAAATCTTGCCGTCGTTGTCCTGCACGCCCTCGAGAATGACGGGGTTGAACTTGTCGGCGTAGCCGAGATCCTCGACCTGCTTGGTGACGTCGGCGAGCTGCCCGTTCTCGAGCAGCGTCTTCGCCTCGGTGAACGGCACGGTGAAGACGTCGGGCAGGCTGCCGCCCGCGAGCTGCACGGCGAAGGTGGGCCCCTTCCACTCGTACTCCTCGCCGATCACGTCGATCGTCGGGTTGGCCTTCTCGAAGTCGGCTTCCTGCTTCTCGAAGGCCTCGTACGCAGCGGGGTCGGCGCCCGCGGGGAACGTGCCGACGCGCAGCTCTAGCTTTCCGCTGCCGCCGCCGGCCGAACAGCCGGCGAGGGTTGCTGCGATCGCCAACGCCGAGAATCCGGCGAGGGCTACCTTTCCTGGTGACTTCATTGTCGTGCCTTTCGTGTGGATGGGTGTGGTGCAGTGCTTCAGGTGCGCAGCCAGGCCGTGGAGTCCGACTGCAGTTTCCCGTCGACGAGTTGCTCACTCGCGAGCAGGAGCTCGGTGTGCTCCGGCAGCACTACAGCGCCGTCGGAGAGATTGGTGACGCTGACGAAGCCGTTCCCGCGCGAGAAGGCAAGCACGCCCGCCTCACTCGGCAGCCACTCGAGGCGCCCGTCGCCGAGGCCCGGCTCGCTGCGCCTGAGGGCGAGCGCGGAACGATAGAGCGCGAGCATCGACGCGGGGTCGCGCTCCTGGCGCTCCACGGTGAGCGCGGCCCAGCTCTCTGGCTGCGGCAGCCACGGGGTCACCCCCTCGCTCGAGAAGCCGAACGGCGAGCTGGTCCCGCCCCAGGGGAGCGGCACGCGACATCCATCACGCCCGGGGTCCGTGCCGTGCGAGCGGAAGTGCATCGGGTCCTGCAGGGAGTCGAGCGGCAGGTCCTCCACCTCGGGCAGCCCGAGTTCGTCGCCCTGGTAGATGTAGAGCGAGCCCGGCAGCGCGGCGGTGAGCAGGGCGGCGGCCCTCGCGCGGCGCGTACCCACGGCGATGTCGCTCGGGATGTCGAAGCGCTTGCTCGCGAAGGCGAACGAGCTGTCCGTGCGTCCGTAGCGCGTCACCGGGCGCGTCACGTCGTGGTTGCTGAGCACCCAGGTCGAGGGAGCCCCGACGGGCGCATGGGCCGCGAGCATGGTCTCGATGGACTCGCGCAGCGAGGCTTCGTCCCACGGCCTCGCCATGAAGTCGAAGTTGAAGGCGGTGTGCATCTCGTCGCTGCGCAGGTAGTCGGCGAAACGCTTGGTGTCGGGCAGCCAGACCTCACCGACGAGCACGCGCGCGCCCGCATACTCGTCGGCGACGGAGCGCCAGGAGCGGTAGATGTCGTGGATCCCGTCGCGATCGGTGTTGGGGTGCTCCCCCGGGCGTGGGTTGTCGGGCACCTCCGGAAACTCGGGATCCTTGACGAGCAGCGCGGCCGAGTCGATGCGAACGCCGGCGACACCCCGGTCGAACCAGAAGCGCAGCACGTCCTCGTGCTCGCGGCGCACCTCGGGAGAGTTCCAGTTGAGGTCGGGCTGCTCGGGCGCGAACAGATGCAGGTACCACTCGCCGGGCGTGCCGTCGGGGTCGGTCGTGCGAGCCCACGTGTCGCCCTGAAAGTTGGAGACCCAGCGGGTGGGCATCACCTCACCGTGCTCGCCCTTGCCGGGGCGGAACCAGAAGCGCTCCCGCTCGGGCGAGCCGGGGCCCGCCGCGAGGGCCGCCTGGAACCACTCGTGCTGCTCCGAGAGATGGTTCGGCACAACGTCGATGATGGTGCGAATGCCCAGCTCGAGCGCCTCGCGGATGAGCGCCTCGGCTTCGTCCAGCTGCCCGAACGCCGGGTGGATGGCCCGGTAGTCGGAGACGTCGTACCCGCCGTCCGCGAGCGGCGACTCGTACCACGGCGTGAACCACAGGGCGTCGACGCCGAGGTCGCGCAGGTAGCCGAGGCGGGAGCGAACGCCGGCCAGATCGCCGGTCCCGTCGCCGTTGCCGTCGGCGAAACTGCGGATATAGACCTGGTAGATCACCGCGGAGCGCCACCACAGGGGGTCGCTCGTGCTGGGTGCAAGGGGAGTTCCCACCGCGCAGGCTCGTTTCTGTCAACGCCACTGTTGGCATGCGCGACCCGCTGGGCGAGCCGCACTGCTGCGAATGTAGCCTTCTTGACAGAATGACGCAAGAACTAAACAAATAGTAAGAAACTTGCGGTGTTTGCGCTTCTCTACCGGGATGTCGCAGGCGGGCGCACGGGACCGGTCGAGCCGCGCACGACGAGTTCCGGCTCGAACAGGTACTCGTCGACGCGCGTCGCCGAGCCGTTGATCTGGCCGACGAGGAGTTCGATGATCATGCGTCCCATCGGCTCGATCGGCTGGCGAACCGTGGTGAGGGGCGGGTCGACCGAGTTCATCAGGGCCGAGTCGTCGTAGCCCACAATCGACACGTCGCCGGGCACAGTGAGTCCGGCACGGCGCACAGCGCGCACGGCACCGAGCGCGATCGGGTCGGAGGCGCAGATGATGGCCGTCACCCCGGACTGCAGCAGCCGGGTCGCGGCGGCCTGTCCGGCCTCCAGCGAGTAGTGCGAGTGCACGATGTGCGAGTCGGGCAGCGCGACGCCCGAGGTTGCGGCAACGCGCTTGGCGGCGTGGAGTTTGCGCTGCGAGGGCACGTGATCCTTCGGGCCGAGAACGAGGCCGATGCTGGTGTGCCCGAGCTGGCGCAGGTGGTTCCAGGCCTGCTCGGTGGCGACCGCGTCATCGGTCGACACCGTGGCGAAGTCGAGCGCCGCAACCTTGGCGTTCACCAGCACGGTGGGCAGGCCGAGATCGCTGAGCCGGTCGTAGTGATCGTGCGTGGAGTCCTGCTGGCCGTACTGGCCGCCGATGAATACGACTCCGGAAACCTGCTGCTGCAGGAGGAGATCGACGTAGTCGGACTCGGAGATGCCGCCCGAGGTGAGCGTGCAGAGCACGGGCGTGTAGCCGTTCTGGGCTAGGGCTCCCCCCACAACCTCGCCGAACGCGGGAAAGATCGGGTTCTGCAGCTCCGGCAGGAACAGCCCGACGAGGCGGGCACGCTCGCCGCGCAGCTTGGTCGGACGCTCGTAGCCGAGCACGTCGAGCGCGGTGAGCACGGCTTGGCGGGTGGCCTCCGAGACGCCGGGCTTCTCGTTGAGCACGCGGCTGACCGTCGCCTCGCTCACCCCGACTTTGCGGGCTACGTCTGCAAGCCTCTTCGACATGGCCGAAATTATACGCAAGTGATTGCAAGAAATTGCAAGGCCCCCTGTCTGGAGCCGCGGCCGGGCTAGCATGACCGGATGGAACGCACCCCCTCCCGACCTGTTGCGATCCTGTTGTCCAGTCATCCGGGGCCGGCATTCGCAGTCACGACCGTGACGATCGTGCTCGGCATCGGCGTGGGGCTGGAGCCCTGGCGCGTCGCCCTGCTCGGCCTCGCGATGCTGCTCGGCCAGTTCTCGGTCGGGCTGTCGAACGACTGGCTCGACGCCCAGCGCGATGCCGCGGTCGGCCGCAGCGACAAGCCGATCGCGCGGGGCTGGGTGGCCGCGTCATCCATTCGCACGATCGCCTTTGTGACGGCGGCGCTGGCCATTGTGCTCACGGCGCCGCTCGGAGCGCTCGTCACGCTCGCCCACACGGTGTTCATCGCCTCGGCCTGGAGCTACAACGCTGGCCTTAAGAAGACCGCGTTCTCCGTGCTGCCGTACATCGTGAGCTTCGGCTCGCTGCCGCTGCTCGCGACCCTCGCACTGCCGCAGCCCGCGCCGGCCGCGTGGTGGGGCCTCGGGGCCGGCGCCCTGCTCGGTGTCTCCGCCCACTTCGCCAACGTGCTGCCCGACCTTGTGGATGACGCGGCCACGGGCGTGCGCGGACTGCCCCACCGCCTCGGCTCACGCGCCTCAGGGCTCGTCATTGCCGTCGCGCTCGCGGCGTCGGCCCTGCTCGTGGCCTTCGGCGCGGGTCAGCCGCCGCTTCCGGCGCAGTGGATCGGGCTCGCCCTCACCCTCGCGCTCGCGGTCCTCGCGGGGGGACTCGCGGCGGTGCGCGCGCCCACGCGGCTGCTGTTCCAGCTCATCATCGCGGCGGCCCTCGTCATCGTCGCGATGCTCGCCCTCTCGGGCACCCGCCTGATCGCCTAGCAACCCGCCCGGCGCCCTCGCCGTGCGCCCGCGCCCCTCGCCCCTCGCCCCTCGGTCAACCAGCAAAAAGTGCTCCAACGTCAGAACCTTGAAGCACTTTTCACGGTTTCGCGGCAACGCCCATTCGCTCAACCAGCAATAGGTGTTGCACACGCGAGCGGTTGGAGCACTTTTTGCTGGTTCGGGAGGGAGGTCCGAGGGAGTGCCCAGCCCGCTCAGGCAATCGGCTCGGGCACCTTCTCCGGGTTGCGGATGCCGATCCACGAGACGATACCGCCCGCGATGAGCAGTGCTGCCGTCACCAGGAGCCCGCGGTGGAAGCTGTCGACGGTCAGCTCACTGCCGATGATGACACCGACGAGTGCGATGCTGATGAGCCCGGCGATGCGGGAGACGGCATTGTTGATCGCCGAGCCGATGCCGGACTGGTTCTCGGGGATCGAGCCGAGGATCGCGGCGGTGAGCGGCGCGACCGTCGCGCTGAGTCCAACGGCGAAGAGCAGCACCCCGGGCAGCACCTGCGTCCAGTAGTTGACCTGCTCCCCCATGTTCAGCATCAGCAGGTAGCCGAGCCCGCCGATGATCGGGCCGAAGCCCATGAACAGCCGGGGGCCGAACTTGCCGGACAGCCCGCCGAACCACGAGGAGAGCGCGATGTTGCCGATCGTGATCGGCAGGAAGGCGAGGCCGGCGAGGGTTGCGCTGAAGCCGGCCACCTCCTGCAGGTAGACGACGACGAGGAATCCGCCGAGCGAGAGCGCGCCGTAGACGAGAGCAGTGGCGATGTTGCCCACCGAGAAGTTGCGCACGGCGAACAGTCCGAGCGGCAGCATCGGGTGCTTCGCGGTGCGCTGCCGCAGTACAAACGCCGCGAGGGAGACGAGTCCGATCGCGAAGGGCAGGTAGATGACGGGGCTGCCCCAACCGTAGTTGGCCTGCTCGATGAGGGCGAACACGGGTCCACCGAGGCCGACGATGCCCAGCACGGCGCCCCACCAGTCGATGCCCGCGCCCTCCGGCCGTTCGTTCTTCTGGCCGAGCTTCACCATGAGATACAGGGTGATGGCGATCGGGATGATGTTGATCGCGAACACGAGTCGCCAGCTGAGGTAGTCCACGAACAGTCCGCCCAGCAGCGGGCCGGCCAGGAACGCGGCGCTCGTCCACCCGGTCCACTGTCCGATCGCCTTGGCCTGCGCGACGCCGCGGAAGCTCGAGATGATGAGGGCGAGCGACGAGGGCACGAGCAGCGCTCCCGCTACCCCCTGCAGTCCGCGCACGATGATGAGGATCTCGGCGGTCGGCGCGAGGGCGATCGCGATCGACGTCGCGGCGAAGCCGTAGAGTCCCACTTTTAGCACGAGCATGCGCCCGAAGGCGTCCGAGAGCGATCCGGCGAGCAGGATCAGCGTGCCGAGGGTGATGAGGTACGCGTCGACCACCCACTGCTGCACGGTGAGTCCGCTGCGGAACTCCTCGCTGATCGCGGGCAGCGCGACGTTGATGACCGATCCGTCGAGGAAGGTGACGAACGACGCCAGCACGGCGATCGTGAGGACAAGGCGCTGGTCGCGGCTCATGGAGGTGTCGGTCATAGTCACAGTCAACACCCGTACGGGGCCGTTTAGTCCCCGATCGACTTCTCGACGGCTTCGAGCACGCGCTCGTCGGCGAGCAGGCGGAAATGCCCGTAGACCGGCAGCTGCACGTTGGTCGCTCCTTCGAGCCGCGAGCCCGCGGGAATGTGCGGGTCGAAGACGCCGAAGATCGAGGTGATGCGGGTATTCGCCGCCGCGTTGGCGCCGAGCATAGCGAGAGTCGGCTCGTTCGGGCGGAATGCTCGAATCGCGCGCACCAGGAAGTAGCGAGCGTAGATCGAGCCGCCGAAGGGGGTCGCGATGGCGGTCATCCGATCGATGCGGCCCGAAGTGTCGTCGAGCACCATCATGTGCTTGCCGATGAGTCCACCCTTGCTGTGCGCGACGATGATCACCCCGCGCAGGTCCTTCGCCTCGATGTAGGCCTGCGCGAGCGCGGCCGACTCGGAGACGCCCAGCAGGTTGTAGCGCAGTTCCGAGAGCACGTGCACGGGGTGACCGAGCGCGTGCAGCCGGTTGGCGACGGGCCGCAAAAACTGCCACGTCTCATAGACGCCCGGGATGAGCAGCACGGGCGCGAGCTCTCCGTTGAGGTAGCGCGATGCATCCCGACCACCCAGAAAATGCCGCAACTGCCACCAGCCGACGTACACGTAGTCGAGCCACCAGAAGAACGCGCGCCTGATCATGGGTCGAACCGTCTCTCGAGCACCGCTGCTATTGAGATCGGGTCGGTGAACATGATGACGTGCGGCCCCTCGACGATGGCGAGCTCGCCGTTCGGCAGCAGCGCCGCGACCTCTGCGGCCCAGGTCGGCGGCACCACGAGGTCCCGATGTCCGGCGATGACCACCGCCTTCGCCGTGATGCTGGGCAGGCGGTCCTCGATCGCGTCGCCGAGCAGGTGCGGCAGCTGGCGCAGGTAGTACGGCAGCCCGCAGCGGAATAGGTAGTCGGTGAGCACCACCCAGTTCGCCCGGAGCGGCTCGCGCAGCATGTCGAGGCCGAGCCTGGTGGCCTGCGTGAGCAGCCGCCGCTCGCCGCGCTCGATGGTGGGCGCAAGCAGCGCAATCGAGTCGACAAGTTCGGGATGCAGCAGCGCAAGCTCGCTGACGACCTGGCACCCCATCGAGTGGCCGACCACAACGGGGTTCTCGATTCCTGAGCGCGCGAGGAAGGCGGCGACGACTTCGGCGTGGTCCCGAATCGACACGTCGCGCTTCGGGTTGGGGGCGGAGCCGTAGCCGGGCAGGTCGACGAGCCAGACCGTGCCGCGCTTGGCGAGTTCCCGCGCGAGCGGCTGGAAGTAGCGGGCCGAGACGCCGATGCCGTGCACGAGTACGTAGTTGATGGG
Coding sequences within:
- a CDS encoding carbohydrate ABC transporter permease, whose translation is MTTTQEPPALAIQAASEPSAGPQRPRRKRTPATWVRGGGLSTLLFLLPMLFVFGIFSWSPIVQSLVMSLQKTNLLTPATFVGLDNFANVLADPLLGRAVVNTLYFAGLALVFGFPLPILLAVLMSEVKRGKGLYSALAYLPVVIPPVVAVLLWRFFFDASPNGVFNSILGWVGIPPQSWLQSAETAMPSLVLEATWAAAGGSIIIYLAALLSVPPELYDAAEVDGATVWHKIWHVTLPQLRGVLFIMLILQVIGTAQVFLEPYLFTGGGPNNSTITVLLLIYKYAFQNSLGGNYGEATALSVMLAVVLGILSFLYFTVTNRWSQS
- a CDS encoding ABC transporter substrate-binding protein; translated protein: MKSPGKVALAGFSALAIAATLAGCSAGGGSGKLELRVGTFPAGADPAAYEAFEKQEADFEKANPTIDVIGEEYEWKGPTFAVQLAGGSLPDVFTVPFTEAKTLLENGQLADVTKQVEDLGYADKFNPVILEGVQDNDGKIYGFPRQAYAMGLHYNRELFTAAGLDPDKPPTTWDEVRAAAKTISEKTGKAGFATMTFNNTGGWQLTAQTVARGGRTQVDNGDGTYTETIDNEGTKAALQFLHELRWEDNSMGSNFLLDWGTINQEFAAGNVGMYTGGSDVYTALVRDFSTEPDIYGLAVIPNEGDDPGTLGGGDIAVVSPTATEEEKEAGAKWIDYYYMQRLLDEKAAKFDAKTLADSDQAVGTPVLPVLDPETEEQRVGWIEKYINVPRDQMTSFIDNIGTQLPVGEPKGKTQEIYALLDAVVQAVLTDEDADIDALLEQANKDAQAILDAK
- a CDS encoding glycoside hydrolase family 13 protein, which translates into the protein MGTPLAPSTSDPLWWRSAVIYQVYIRSFADGNGDGTGDLAGVRSRLGYLRDLGVDALWFTPWYESPLADGGYDVSDYRAIHPAFGQLDEAEALIREALELGIRTIIDVVPNHLSEQHEWFQAALAAGPGSPERERFWFRPGKGEHGEVMPTRWVSNFQGDTWARTTDPDGTPGEWYLHLFAPEQPDLNWNSPEVRREHEDVLRFWFDRGVAGVRIDSAALLVKDPEFPEVPDNPRPGEHPNTDRDGIHDIYRSWRSVADEYAGARVLVGEVWLPDTKRFADYLRSDEMHTAFNFDFMARPWDEASLRESIETMLAAHAPVGAPSTWVLSNHDVTRPVTRYGRTDSSFAFASKRFDIPSDIAVGTRRARAAALLTAALPGSLYIYQGDELGLPEVEDLPLDSLQDPMHFRSHGTDPGRDGCRVPLPWGGTSSPFGFSSEGVTPWLPQPESWAALTVERQERDPASMLALYRSALALRRSEPGLGDGRLEWLPSEAGVLAFSRGNGFVSVTNLSDGAVVLPEHTELLLASEQLVDGKLQSDSTAWLRT
- a CDS encoding LacI family DNA-binding transcriptional regulator gives rise to the protein MSKRLADVARKVGVSEATVSRVLNEKPGVSEATRQAVLTALDVLGYERPTKLRGERARLVGLFLPELQNPIFPAFGEVVGGALAQNGYTPVLCTLTSGGISESDYVDLLLQQQVSGVVFIGGQYGQQDSTHDHYDRLSDLGLPTVLVNAKVAALDFATVSTDDAVATEQAWNHLRQLGHTSIGLVLGPKDHVPSQRKLHAAKRVAATSGVALPDSHIVHSHYSLEAGQAAATRLLQSGVTAIICASDPIALGAVRAVRRAGLTVPGDVSIVGYDDSALMNSVDPPLTTVRQPIEPMGRMIIELLVGQINGSATRVDEYLFEPELVVRGSTGPVRPPATSR
- a CDS encoding UbiA family prenyltransferase is translated as MERTPSRPVAILLSSHPGPAFAVTTVTIVLGIGVGLEPWRVALLGLAMLLGQFSVGLSNDWLDAQRDAAVGRSDKPIARGWVAASSIRTIAFVTAALAIVLTAPLGALVTLAHTVFIASAWSYNAGLKKTAFSVLPYIVSFGSLPLLATLALPQPAPAAWWGLGAGALLGVSAHFANVLPDLVDDAATGVRGLPHRLGSRASGLVIAVALAASALLVAFGAGQPPLPAQWIGLALTLALAVLAGGLAAVRAPTRLLFQLIIAAALVIVAMLALSGTRLIA
- a CDS encoding MFS transporter, which produces MTDTSMSRDQRLVLTIAVLASFVTFLDGSVINVALPAISEEFRSGLTVQQWVVDAYLITLGTLILLAGSLSDAFGRMLVLKVGLYGFAATSIAIALAPTAEILIIVRGLQGVAGALLVPSSLALIISSFRGVAQAKAIGQWTGWTSAAFLAGPLLGGLFVDYLSWRLVFAINIIPIAITLYLMVKLGQKNERPEGAGIDWWGAVLGIVGLGGPVFALIEQANYGWGSPVIYLPFAIGLVSLAAFVLRQRTAKHPMLPLGLFAVRNFSVGNIATALVYGALSLGGFLVVVYLQEVAGFSATLAGLAFLPITIGNIALSSWFGGLSGKFGPRLFMGFGPIIGGLGYLLMLNMGEQVNYWTQVLPGVLLFAVGLSATVAPLTAAILGSIPENQSGIGSAINNAVSRIAGLISIALVGVIIGSELTVDSFHRGLLVTAALLIAGGIVSWIGIRNPEKVPEPIA
- a CDS encoding esterase/lipase family protein, yielding MIRRAFFWWLDYVYVGWWQLRHFLGGRDASRYLNGELAPVLLIPGVYETWQFLRPVANRLHALGHPVHVLSELRYNLLGVSESAALAQAYIEAKDLRGVIIVAHSKGGLIGKHMMVLDDTSGRIDRMTAIATPFGGSIYARYFLVRAIRAFRPNEPTLAMLGANAAANTRITSIFGVFDPHIPAGSRLEGATNVQLPVYGHFRLLADERVLEAVEKSIGD
- a CDS encoding alpha/beta fold hydrolase, with amino-acid sequence MVAEIERRFRGATFYTSRDTFNELAIAVQRFPASSTGGRNTAPINYVLVHGIGVSARYFQPLARELAKRGTVWLVDLPGYGSAPNPKRDVSIRDHAEVVAAFLARSGIENPVVVGHSMGCQVVSELALLHPELVDSIALLAPTIERGERRLLTQATRLGLDMLREPLRANWVVLTDYLFRCGLPYYLRQLPHLLGDAIEDRLPSITAKAVVIAGHRDLVVPPTWAAEVAALLPNGELAIVEGPHVIMFTDPISIAAVLERRFDP